TTCAACACGCTCTGTTGTTAAATAGGTCTGATTTAATACAATGCCTCTTTTTTCAATACAAAGAGACATGACGTTACCAACAAAATCAGCTTTAGTAATAATGGTTGCTTTAATATAAGGTTCCTCAACTCTATTCACTGTTGAAGGATCTGGTAAATCAGAAGGATTATTTACAATAAAAGCTTCATCAGGATTTTTATTTGTATAGGCATGGTAAGATACGTTGGGAACTGTAGTAATTACAGTCATATCAAACTCGCGTTCTAAACGTTCTTGTATAATTTCCATGTGAAGCATGCCTAAGAAACCACATCGGAAACCAAAACCTAAAGCCGCTGAGCTTTCTGGAGCAAATACTAACGACGCATCGTTTAGTTGTAGTTTCTCCATCGAGTTACGGAGTTCTTCGTAATCTTCAGTATCAACAGGATAAATACCTGCAAATACCATGGGTTTTACATCTTCAAAACCTTCAACAATATTGGTAGTTGGATTTGCGAAATCGGTAATAGTATCACCAACTTTTACTTCTTTAGCGGTTTTAATTCCTGTTATTAAATAACCTACATCACCTGTTTTAACACTTTGCTTGGCAACTTGCGTTAGTTTAAGTGTACCAACTTCATCGGCATAATATTCTTTATCTGTAGCAACGAATTTTATTTTTTGTCCTTTTTTAATTTCTCCATTAAATACTCTAAAATAGGTTTCAATACCTCTAAACGTATTGTAAACAGAATCGAAAATTAAGGCTTGAAGCGGTGCGTTTGGGTCGCCTTTAGGAGCAGGAATACGCTCAATAACAGCTTCTAAAATTTTATCAACTCCAAAACCAGTTTTTCCACTAGCGTGAATCACTTCTTCTGGGTCGCAACCTAATAAATCTACAATATCGTCGGTTACTTCTTCTGGGTTGGCGCTTGGTAAATCGACTTTATTAAGTACCGGAATAATTTCTAAGTCGTTTTCTAAAGCCAAATATAAATTAGAAATAGTTTGTGCTTGTATGCTTTGTGCGGCATCTACAATAAGTAAAGCACCTTCACAAGCAGCAATAGAGCGAGAAACCTCGTATGAGAAATCAACGTGACCTGGTGTGTCGATTAAGTTTAGAATATATTTTTCGCCTTTGTATTCATAATCCATTTGTATGGCGTGAGACTTAATGGTAATACCGCGTTCGCGCTCTAAATCCATACTATCAAGTAGTTGGGCTTGTTGTTCTCTAGCCGTTACCGATCCTGTAAAATCCAATAAACGGTCGGCAAGTGTACTTTTACCGTGATCTATATGTGCAATGATGCAAAAGTTTCTAATGTTCTTCATAGTCAACAATCTTCATAAAAAAAGATTTTGCAAATATAGATTTTTTTTAAGTGAGCATGAAAGATTGAATAGATGTAATTTAAAGAGGCTATTCGCTGTTTGTCATTGAGTGTCTTTTTAATAGAGATTATAGTTTATAAATTTGTAAGATAATTACACTCGATGTAATGTTTAAAAACGTAAATTAGACACTTTAAATGTATTGTAAACAATGTTTAATCAAAATAAATTTATAAGTAACAAATGCCAACAACACTATTAAGTTTAGGATTAAAGCAGTTTTTTGGTTGTTTTTTAGTAGTCATTTTAATGAGTTTTAAAATGTATTCACAAGTAACACCAACACCTTCTCAAGAAGAAATTTCTATACCAGAAATTGAAAAAACATATCTTCATATAGATCGCTCTTATTATAATATAGGTGAATCCTTATGGTATAAGGCCTATTCGGTTTATGCCTATAATAACTTGCTATTTGATAAGAGCAATATCCTGTATGTAGAGTTAATTTCTCCTGATTCTAAAATACTTGCTAGAAATAAAACAAGGTTAGAAGAAGGGTTGGGGCATGGGGACTTTAAATTAACTGATTCTGTTGGAGTGAAGCCTGGTGTATATCAAATAAGAGCCTACACCAATTGGAGTCGTAATTTTGATAAGGAATTTGTTTTTAAGAAGGAGATTGAAATCATGGATGTTTTTGATAGAGATGCAAGCAAAACCAATAAAGAGTATAAAGCAGAGAGAAAAAAAATAAAGAACAAGACTATTGAAAAACCAAAATATACATTTAACACCCAGTTTTTTCCAGAGGGAGGTTCGCTTATAGAAAACATTATAAGCATTGTGGCTTTTAAAGCTGTTGATAATAATGGTTTACCTATTGTTGTAAAAGGCAAGATTTTTGATTCTGATGAAAACTTAGTTGCTTTAACGGAAAGTGTACATGATGGGATGGGTAAATTTCAACTAAAACCTACAGAAGGGAAAGCATACTATGCTAAATTTATGACTTTAAATGGTGACGAAATTGAGGTCCCACTTCCAAAAGTAAATAAGCAGGGCTATTTATTAAGTGTAAAAGCAAAAAACGGAAAACATATTGTAACAATTAAAACCAATCAAGAGACTTTAGCGATGTATCCAGACGCTCCTATCACTGTAATTGGTGCTACAAGAGCGATTACTTATTTTGAAGGAACGCAGTCTTTAAACAGTACAACGCTTTCTTTTGAAGTTCCCGAAACTGATTTTCCTGAAGGCATTAGTCAAATAACATTATACGATGCCAATGCGCGGCCTCAAAGTGAACGCTTGTTGTACATTGAAAAAAACAATGATGTAAAGGTTGAAATAGCAACAGATAAAAAAGTATACAAAACAAAAGAAAAAGTAATTGTAACTATTTCGTCTAAGACTTCTTCTGGTGAGGCTGTGCCAGCTAGCTTTTCATTAAGTAGTACAGACATGAATGGCGTTTCGGAAACAAAAAATTATGGAACGAATATTAGTTCGTATTTTTTTATGGAATCGGATATCAGAGGTAAAGTGTACAATCCCGGGTATTATTTCGATCGTTCTAATTCAAAAAGATTGGATTATTTAGATTTATTACTCTTAACACAAGGTTGGCGAGATTTTTTATGGAAAAAAATGCCCGAAATTAATGATAGTCTTGCGTATAAAGTTGAAAAGGGAATCACGATTTCAGGTAAGGTAAAGCAACTTTTTGGAAATAAAGAAAAACCAGATAGTAATGTTACGTTGGCCTTATTCAATAAGGGAAAAGTGAATATACTTAATAATGTAACAGATACTATTGGAAGATTTAAATTTGAAAATCTAGTTTTCATGGGAGAGGCTTCAATGATGCTAAATACCCAAAATGAGAAAGGAAAAAACCGAGGAATGCTTTTATTAGATTCCCTTTACTTGCCGCCAATGGTTGTCGATTTTAAGAGGGACAGTATCATTTATACCTCAGAAAATATGGTTGTAAAAGAAAATATATATGAAAAACACATCATGTTTGGTGTTGCTGCAGAAAATATATTGGACGAAGTTGAAATTATTGCAAAAAAGAAAAATGGACCAGCTAGTTTATATGGAAATGCAGATAACACTTATGTGATAGATGAAAAAACGCAACACTTTTCAGATATATTTCAACTCATCCAGTTTTCAATACCGGGCGTGACAGCCATTGGTGGTGTAATTGGGTTTAATAGATATGGTGCACGACCCGCATATATCTTGATTGATGGTGTTGAATGGGACCAAAACGATTTAATGGGTATTCATACAGATGATGTTGCAAAAATAGAAGCTTTTAAAGGTCCAAGTGCTGCAATATTTGGAACAAGAGGCGGAAATGGTGTCATAATTATTTACACAAAAGAAGGGGTTATTAATAAAGACCCAAAACCAGTCTTTCATTCTATAACACAAAAGATAGAAGGTTTACATAACGCACGTGTTTTTTATTCCCCAGAAGATATTGAAAATCCATTCTTCGAAATGGATAATAGAAGAGCCATACGCAATACGTTGTATTGGAATCCGTATGTGCATCCAAATGAAAATGGCACGGTAGAAGTAACATATAGTAACAGTGAGGTTAACACGACGGTAAAAGTCATTATAGAAGGGATCACCGCTACAGGTATTCCTGTGGTTAAGCATGCTTATTATACAATTGAAGAATAAGAAGATGTTTTTTTAAGCGTAACTTAATTTGAAATAACGCAGTTCGTCAGAAAAGTATTTTATCTCATACGCTTATAAAGTTTATTTGTGGTATAAATATTTAAATTTACTGTGATGAAAAAATTATGCTACGCTTTATTGTTTTTATTAATTGCATTTAAATCATTTTCTCAAGAAACTGAAAAGCTTCCTAAAGAGCCCTGGGAAGAAATTGTTGAAATAAATGGTCAAAGATATTCACTTCTTAAAAAATGGAATTCTGATATTAAGGTTCAATTAGAAGGAAATTACACTACAACAGATTCTTTAAACATTACTAAAGTTTTAGCTAAGCTAAATGCTATAACAGAAAGCATCAATATTGGGTTTTCAAAAGATGAAATAGCTAACTTAAAAATTAGTTTTATAGATGCAAATGTGAATGAGAGAGATAAATACGGTGAAATGTTACGTATGTTTTCAAAGGATCAAAAAGGATTTACAAAAGGAAAACTATATATTTATAGCAGTAAGTCTAATCCAAATTTCAATAATTCTTTAGAGTCTACAATCTCAAAAGCTTTGGTAGGAGGTTTTTTTTCGCCTCTATTTCAAAACAAAAGAAATAGCATTTTTAATCGTGCAGTAAATTATAATAATAGTAAAGTACCTTTAAACGCTAAAGATATAGCTATCATTAAAGAAGCCTATAAACCAGACTTTGAAAAGAAACTTCAAATTGCTAATAAACAATTTAAACACATATTAGACGATTTATATACAAAAAAAGTAAAAGCACGAGACCGTATTTATGGTGGGTTACAAACCCTGTAGCTCTTATATTTTTACCAGCTTTAATTTTATCATTATTCTTTATATTTCTTATTAGTAAAATTAAAAAGTCAATAGATCTAAAAATTAAAAGAGATTGGCTAAGGTTTGGAGTAATTGCTCTTATAAGTTTGTTTTTTATGAGCATTGTTATCATACTTTGTGTGTCTTTTTATGATTTCTTAACAATACCTGATGATTATGACAAAGCACCAATAATAAGGTTAGACACAATTTTATCAACAACAGTATCATTATATTTAGTTTTATTTCCTCTTCTTTATTTGTTTCGCTTTATAGAACTAAAAATTCAAAAAACATTAAAAAGTATATTTACAAAAACAGCCTTAATTTTTTTATCAACAGGTTTTTTACCGTTTATCTGCACAGTGTTGCTATTTGGTATAGTAATAAATCATAAAGGAAGTTTTGTTAATATTCAAGGTGATTATTTAACACTATCTAAAATATTTTTATTTTTAATGGCAATCGCTTCAATACGTGCATTAATAAGTTTTTTCATTTTTAAAGAGCGAAATTTAATTATTGAAAACGAAACAAAACTTTCAAACTTAAGAGAACTAAAAACCAAAGCCGAATTAAAATCGTTACAATCTCAAATCAACCCCCATTTTTTATACAATGCTTTAAATTCTATTGCAAGTTTAGCGCATACAAATGCCGATAAAACAGAAAAAATGGCATTGTCGTTATCAGATTTGTTTAAATATACCATTAACCGAAAAGGAAAAAAGACAAGTACTGTAAATGACGAATTAGAAATGGTACGCAGCTATTTAGAAATAGAACAAACCCGTTTTGGAGATCGTTTAGAGTTTGTTATCAATGCAAAAGAAGATGTGTTACAAGTAGAAATTCCGATGTTTTTATTACAACCATTGGTAGAAAATGCGGTAAAACACGGTGTGTCTAAAGTTGAAGATAAAGGCGTTATAAAACTTAATATTATAAAAACAGACAAAGGTTTAGAAATTGAAGTCATAGACAATGGACCTGATTTTCCTGAAGGCTTGGTGAGCGGACATGGCTTACAAACGGTTCACGATTTATTACGCTTAAGTTATGGAGACAAAGCATCACTAAAGTGGCAAAATACGCCACAAAAAAGTATTAGTATTTCAATTGATAAAACAGCCTAAAAATGAGTACAAAATATAGCTCTATCATTATAGACGATGAGCCACCAGCAAGAGACCGTTTATTAAAATTGCTAGGAAATTTTCCTGAAACGTTTCATATTTTAGATGTAGCTAAAAACGGACGAGAAGCCAAACAAAAAATAGAAGCCTTAAACCCCGATCTTATTTTTTTAGATATTGAAATGCCAGGGCTTACAGGCTTTGAGTTATTAGAAGCACTGGAAACAATTCCTATGGTTATATTTTGCACGGCTTATGGAGAATATTCTTTAAAAGCGTTTGAAACCAATAGCATCGATTATTTGGTAAAACCTGTCCGTTTGGAACGTTTAGAAAAAACCATTGAAAAACTAAAGTCACTTGATAGGCATTTTTCTACTCAAAATTTTTCAAGCTTGTTAAAAGAAATAACACTTCAAAAAGAAGCTAAAAAAATGACATCTATTACAGTTAAAAAAGGCGACAAACTTGTTTTTATAAAATTAGAAGATGTCTCACATTTTGAGGCAGGCGATAAGTATGTTAATGTACATGCTAAAAACGATATTCATTTAAGCGAGCAATCTTTAACCCAATTAGAACAAAAATTACCAGATAACTTTTTGCGCATTCATCGTGCTGTAATTATTAATACGGATTATGTTAACGATGTCCAAAAATACTTTAATAGTAGGTTTGTAATCACTTTAAGTAACCCTAAAAAAAGCAGTATTACAACTGGTAGAAGTTATAATGATGCGATTAAAACTTGGATGAGTTTATAACTAAGATCTGACATGTCTTTTTCGTAAAGCGTTCAATTTTTTAAAAACCTCATAAGGCTCCATTTTATTAAAAAACACTAATTTTGCCCAAAAATATAAACGTGGTAAAAATAGACAACATAGAACTTCCCGATTTCCCATTGCTTTTAGCGCCTATGGAAGACGTAAGCGATCCACCTTTTCGTGCTTTATGTAAGGAACAAGGAGCCGACGTTGTTTATACCGAATTTGTTTCAAGTGAAGGCCTAATACGTAATGCCGAAAAAAGCGTTATGAAATTAGATATTTACGAAAAAGAGCGTCCTGTAGGTATCCAAATTTTTGGAGCCAATTTGGATAGTATGTTACAAACTATTGATATTGTAGCAGCTTCAAAACCTGATATTATCGATATCAATTTTGGTTGTCCCGTTAAAAAAGTAGTAAGTAAAGGAGCAGGTGCAGGTATTTTAAAAGATGTGTGCCTCATGGAGCAACTTACTGCCGAAATGGTTAAACGAACCAATATTCCTATTACTGTAAAAACGCGTTTGGGTTGGGATCACGATTCTATCAGAATTGTTGAGGTGGCTGAGCGTTTGCAAGATGTAGGCTGTAAAGCCATTGCTATTCATGGGCGCACCAGAGCGCAAATGTATAAAGGCGAAGCTGATTGGAAACCGATAACCGAGGTGAAAAATAATCCAAGAATGCACATTCCTGTGTTTGGAAACGGCGATGTAGACACTCCAGAAAAAGCCATGTTAATGCGCGACGAATTTGGATTAGATGGTTGTATGATTGGTCGTGCTAGTATTGGGAATCCATGGTTTTTTAAGCAAGTAAAACATTTTTTTGAAACAGGTGAGCATTACCGACCAATTACTATGCAAGAGCGTGTTGAGGCTGCTCGCCGTCATTTACAAATGGCGATAGATTGGAAAGGCGAAATTTTGGGTGTTTTTGAAACCCGCCGTCATTATACTAATTATTTTAAAGGCATTCCGCATTTTAAAGAATACCGAATGAAAATGGTAACTAACGACCATTCTAAAGATGTATTCGCAGCGTTTGATGAGGTGTTAGAAAAATTTGGTGACTTTCAGTTTACAGAGTAAATATCCCCTCGAGGGGATTATAGGGGTGTTTTTAAAATATAATGAAGTGTTTCGGCAAAGGCTAACAACTACTATCGCTTTTGTATGTGTCTGCCAATTATTTTTTTTAGCCTAAGTACCTGGTGTATTTGTTATAACCATATTTTTTTTATTCTCATCCTTTTTTAAGGAGGAGTGGATTTCATTTTGAAAAAAATGAAAGACGAGGTGGTTTTTCGCGAGAAGGATTGCAGCGACATCCTTTTTGCTTTTTTTTTTGCAAAAAGATAAAGCGTAAAGCCTGTTTGCCATTTTTCATGGCAACTCGCCCTAATAATTCTGAACTAACGATTTTGAAATGCGTACCGATGCTATTTTTGAAGCAATAATACCTAAAATTGAAATAGTTAAAAACACAATAACAAAATTTTCAACTTTTATGATAACAGGGTAAGCAAGTGATGGTGTTATCATAACCAAGGCAAATCCTTTTTGTAGCAGAGTAATTATTAAAGCAACACCTAAGCCTATAAATCCTCCAAGAATACTCATTAAACTACCTTGGAAAAAGAAAATTTTACGAATATCTGAGACTGTAACACCAATATTAAAAAGGGTATTAAGACTTTTCTTTTTATCTAACATCATCATTATTAAAGAGCCTATTACGTTAAAAAACGCGATAATTAGTACGAGCGTAAATATTAAATAAACTGCTAAATTTTCGGTGTTTAACATTTTGTAAAGCGCATCATTTAATTGGGCTTTATTTTTTATCATAATATTTTCGCCTAAAATTGTTTGAATCTTTTGTTTTACAAGAGCTTCATCAACACCTTTTTTAAGCTTAAATTCTATAGCACTTATCTGATTTGGTTTGTAGTTTAGTAAGTGTTGTGCTAAATCTATAGGTGCAAAAACATGAGAGTCATCTAGTTTTTCATTTACAGAAAAGATACCAACATTTAGAGCGTTAATAGCATTAACGGCATTTTTTGTAGAAGTTATTTGTCCTTTTCCTGGTTTTGGAACATAAATGGTAACGTGTTTAGCATAGTCTAAAACTCCCATAGATAGGTTGTGTGCAATGCCATAACCCACAAGTATTTGATTAGATTTTTGGTCTAGCCAACTACCATATTCTATAACAGAATCTATATTTACAACTTTCCGAAAATGCTCGTCAACTCCTTTTATAATAGCAGGATAGTTTTTGTTATCAAAAGTAACAATAGCACGCTCTTCAATAATTTTTGAATATAATGCAACTTCATCTATACTATTGAGTTTAGAAGTTTCATCTTCAGTTAAAAAAAATGATTTCCCAACGGTAGCTTCAGCTTTTAAATCGGGGTCAATAATGCTAGAAAATTGTAGCGTAAAATCTTTTAAACCAGCAAAACCAGAGAGTACTACAAATAATGAAGCTGACCCTAAAATAATTCCTATTACAGCAATAATAGTTATAAAATTAATAGCATTATTACTGCTTTTAGAGCGTAAATAACGTTTTGCTATATATAAGGAAACATTCAATTATGATTTTTTTCTTTTATCAAGTAAATTTGGGTCTGCAAGTGGGTTTTCTTTTCCCTTTAACGATTTATCTATTTGATCGATATATTCTAAAGAATCATCAATAAAAAACTCTAATCGTGGCATGCGTCTTAGTTGATTTTTAGTGCGTTGTGCTATTTCATGCTTAATTAATGGCGCATTAGATTTTATACCTTCTATAAGTTCCGCTCCTTTGTTATTAGGAAAAATACTTAAGTATACCTTAGCAACCGACAAATCGACAGTTACTTTTACTTTAGATACCGATATTAAAATACCATGCATACCACCTTGTGTAGCTGCACCTTGAAGTACTTCAACTAAATCGCGTTGTAAAACCGATGCTATTTTTTTTTGTCTTTGACTTTCTTCTAAGTTGCTCATTTGTTTCTACCTATTTATAGGTTTAGAATGCAAAAATAACGGATATTTAAAGATTATCTTATTTTTAGGGTGCTATTTTCATATCTTGATATGGAATTTAGGTTGAATTCATAGATTTCCGTCTTCACGGAAAGAATAAAAATAATTCCGAATGAATAAAATTGAACATATAGGTATTGCTGTTAAAAATATTGACGACTCAAATGAATTGTTTACCAAATTGTTTGGAGAGCCACAGTATAAAACAGAAGCGGTCGAAAGTGAAGGTGTAAAAACATCATTTTTTAAAGTAGGTAATAATAAAATTGAACTATTAGAAGCTATAGATCAAGATAGTCTAATTGGTAAATTTATAAATACGAAAGGAGAAGGTATTCATCATATTGCTTTTGATGTTGATGATATTGAAGCAGAAGTAAAACGATTGAAGAAAGAAGGCTTTATTGTTTTAAATGATATACCCAAAAAAGGTGCTGATAATAAGTTAGTTGTGTTTTTGCATCCTAAGACAACAAATGGTGTACTTATAGAGCTTTGTCAGGATTTTTTTTAAATGAATAAATTTCTTGTAGAGTTTTAAAATTAATATTAGATTTGCACTCCAATTTGGGTCCCATAGCTCAGTTGGTTAGAGCACCTGACTCATAATCAGGTGGTCCTTGGTTCGAGCCCAAGTGGGACCACACAAAATATCCGTAATTCATTAATAATAAAATGATTACGGATTTTTGCTTTTATTATATCTACGATTGAAAGGTATTTTAGATTCTTCTTAAATAATAAATACAGTTGATGGTTGAAAATATTAACCCCAATTATTAAGAATACAAAGGTAGTTTCTAGTTCCTTTTTTCTCCGCTTAAAAAGTCCTCATCTGAGGGCTTTTTTCATGTATGAAAGTTAATTATTATTTATAAATTCTCTGTTTTTACTAGACATTAAGGTCAATTAATTAATTCATCTAATTTGAATAGTAATTCTTTATCATTAGTCTAATTTGATTTGAATAAAAACTCATAAAGATGTAATTCTGCAAATTTATCATCTCCAATCTCCTAATAAATGGCCTTTTGAAATAAAAGGGAATATCTGAAATTTAACTCCAATACGCTATTAATGAATAAATTGTGAGCGGGGTATCATTGTAAAAACTTGTAAAAATATTTAATAATCACGGAAATGGCTCTTAAACGCCATTATTTAGACTACCTTATAAAAAAAGAAAATTTTTAAATGATTGGAAAATTAAGTAAATCGCAGGAACTCCTGAATCGAAGAAAGGAATCTGTGGCCAATGGCGTTGGTATTTTTAATAACGCTACAGTTAAAGATGCTAAAGGAGCCATCATTATTGATGCTGATGGGCGAGAACTTATTGATTTTGCTGGAGGAATTGGAGTGGTAAATGCAGGGCACTGCCCTGAACCCGTAGTTGCCGCAATAAGAGAACAGGCAGGGAAATATCTTCATACAAGTTTTAATGTTGTTACCTATGAACCTTATATAGAACTTTGTGAGGAATTAGCTGAAATTTTGCCCCACGGAGAAAAAACCAAGGTTATGCTAGTAAGTACTGGTGCCGAAGCTGTAGAGAACGCCATAAAAATTGCCAGACAAGCAACGAAACGACCTGCTGTTATTTGTTATACAGGCGCCTATCACGGGCGTACCATGATGGCCATGACATTAACCAGCAAGATAAGCTACAAATACGATTGTGGCCCCTTTGCTCCAGAGGTTTATAGGCTCCCTTTTCCAAATGTTTACCGTTATAAAGGGTCTAGGGGTGAGGCTACCTTTGTTAAAGAAGAACTCAAACGACTGCACGAAAGTGCCCTTAATTTAGTCGATGTAAAAAATGTCGCCGCTATTATTTTAGAACCTATACAAGGAGAAGGCGGGTTTAATGCGATACCACAAAAATATTTGGAAGGACTAAGAGCCTTTTGTGACGAGCATGGTATTATGCTTATAATGGATGAAGTTCAAAGTGGTTTTTGTAGAACAGGAC
The nucleotide sequence above comes from Flavobacteriaceae bacterium HL-DH10. Encoded proteins:
- the lepA gene encoding translation elongation factor 4 — encoded protein: MKNIRNFCIIAHIDHGKSTLADRLLDFTGSVTAREQQAQLLDSMDLERERGITIKSHAIQMDYEYKGEKYILNLIDTPGHVDFSYEVSRSIAACEGALLIVDAAQSIQAQTISNLYLALENDLEIIPVLNKVDLPSANPEEVTDDIVDLLGCDPEEVIHASGKTGFGVDKILEAVIERIPAPKGDPNAPLQALIFDSVYNTFRGIETYFRVFNGEIKKGQKIKFVATDKEYYADEVGTLKLTQVAKQSVKTGDVGYLITGIKTAKEVKVGDTITDFANPTTNIVEGFEDVKPMVFAGIYPVDTEDYEELRNSMEKLQLNDASLVFAPESSAALGFGFRCGFLGMLHMEIIQERLEREFDMTVITTVPNVSYHAYTNKNPDEAFIVNNPSDLPDPSTVNRVEEPYIKATIITKADFVGNVMSLCIEKRGIVLNQTYLTTERVELTFEMPLAEIVFDFYDRLKTVSKGYASFDYHPIGMKVSKLVRLDILLNALPVDALSALIHADNAQNIGKKMCEKLKELIPRQQFDIPIQAAIGAKIISRETIKALRKDVTAKCYGGDISRKRKLLEKQKKGKKRMRQVGNVEIPQQAFMAVLKLND
- a CDS encoding TonB-dependent receptor plug domain-containing protein → MPTTLLSLGLKQFFGCFLVVILMSFKMYSQVTPTPSQEEISIPEIEKTYLHIDRSYYNIGESLWYKAYSVYAYNNLLFDKSNILYVELISPDSKILARNKTRLEEGLGHGDFKLTDSVGVKPGVYQIRAYTNWSRNFDKEFVFKKEIEIMDVFDRDASKTNKEYKAERKKIKNKTIEKPKYTFNTQFFPEGGSLIENIISIVAFKAVDNNGLPIVVKGKIFDSDENLVALTESVHDGMGKFQLKPTEGKAYYAKFMTLNGDEIEVPLPKVNKQGYLLSVKAKNGKHIVTIKTNQETLAMYPDAPITVIGATRAITYFEGTQSLNSTTLSFEVPETDFPEGISQITLYDANARPQSERLLYIEKNNDVKVEIATDKKVYKTKEKVIVTISSKTSSGEAVPASFSLSSTDMNGVSETKNYGTNISSYFFMESDIRGKVYNPGYYFDRSNSKRLDYLDLLLLTQGWRDFLWKKMPEINDSLAYKVEKGITISGKVKQLFGNKEKPDSNVTLALFNKGKVNILNNVTDTIGRFKFENLVFMGEASMMLNTQNEKGKNRGMLLLDSLYLPPMVVDFKRDSIIYTSENMVVKENIYEKHIMFGVAAENILDEVEIIAKKKNGPASLYGNADNTYVIDEKTQHFSDIFQLIQFSIPGVTAIGGVIGFNRYGARPAYILIDGVEWDQNDLMGIHTDDVAKIEAFKGPSAAIFGTRGGNGVIIIYTKEGVINKDPKPVFHSITQKIEGLHNARVFYSPEDIENPFFEMDNRRAIRNTLYWNPYVHPNENGTVEVTYSNSEVNTTVKVIIEGITATGIPVVKHAYYTIEE
- a CDS encoding histidine kinase, whose protein sequence is MSIVIILCVSFYDFLTIPDDYDKAPIIRLDTILSTTVSLYLVLFPLLYLFRFIELKIQKTLKSIFTKTALIFLSTGFLPFICTVLLFGIVINHKGSFVNIQGDYLTLSKIFLFLMAIASIRALISFFIFKERNLIIENETKLSNLRELKTKAELKSLQSQINPHFLYNALNSIASLAHTNADKTEKMALSLSDLFKYTINRKGKKTSTVNDELEMVRSYLEIEQTRFGDRLEFVINAKEDVLQVEIPMFLLQPLVENAVKHGVSKVEDKGVIKLNIIKTDKGLEIEVIDNGPDFPEGLVSGHGLQTVHDLLRLSYGDKASLKWQNTPQKSISISIDKTA
- a CDS encoding LytTR family DNA-binding domain-containing protein gives rise to the protein MSTKYSSIIIDDEPPARDRLLKLLGNFPETFHILDVAKNGREAKQKIEALNPDLIFLDIEMPGLTGFELLEALETIPMVIFCTAYGEYSLKAFETNSIDYLVKPVRLERLEKTIEKLKSLDRHFSTQNFSSLLKEITLQKEAKKMTSITVKKGDKLVFIKLEDVSHFEAGDKYVNVHAKNDIHLSEQSLTQLEQKLPDNFLRIHRAVIINTDYVNDVQKYFNSRFVITLSNPKKSSITTGRSYNDAIKTWMSL
- the dusB gene encoding tRNA dihydrouridine synthase DusB, whose product is MVKIDNIELPDFPLLLAPMEDVSDPPFRALCKEQGADVVYTEFVSSEGLIRNAEKSVMKLDIYEKERPVGIQIFGANLDSMLQTIDIVAASKPDIIDINFGCPVKKVVSKGAGAGILKDVCLMEQLTAEMVKRTNIPITVKTRLGWDHDSIRIVEVAERLQDVGCKAIAIHGRTRAQMYKGEADWKPITEVKNNPRMHIPVFGNGDVDTPEKAMLMRDEFGLDGCMIGRASIGNPWFFKQVKHFFETGEHYRPITMQERVEAARRHLQMAIDWKGEILGVFETRRHYTNYFKGIPHFKEYRMKMVTNDHSKDVFAAFDEVLEKFGDFQFTE
- a CDS encoding ABC transporter permease; protein product: MNVSLYIAKRYLRSKSSNNAINFITIIAVIGIILGSASLFVVLSGFAGLKDFTLQFSSIIDPDLKAEATVGKSFFLTEDETSKLNSIDEVALYSKIIEERAIVTFDNKNYPAIIKGVDEHFRKVVNIDSVIEYGSWLDQKSNQILVGYGIAHNLSMGVLDYAKHVTIYVPKPGKGQITSTKNAVNAINALNVGIFSVNEKLDDSHVFAPIDLAQHLLNYKPNQISAIEFKLKKGVDEALVKQKIQTILGENIMIKNKAQLNDALYKMLNTENLAVYLIFTLVLIIAFFNVIGSLIMMMLDKKKSLNTLFNIGVTVSDIRKIFFFQGSLMSILGGFIGLGVALIITLLQKGFALVMITPSLAYPVIIKVENFVIVFLTISILGIIASKIASVRISKSLVQNY
- the rbfA gene encoding 30S ribosome-binding factor RbfA; its protein translation is MSNLEESQRQKKIASVLQRDLVEVLQGAATQGGMHGILISVSKVKVTVDLSVAKVYLSIFPNNKGAELIEGIKSNAPLIKHEIAQRTKNQLRRMPRLEFFIDDSLEYIDQIDKSLKGKENPLADPNLLDKRKKS
- the mce gene encoding methylmalonyl-CoA epimerase, which produces MNKIEHIGIAVKNIDDSNELFTKLFGEPQYKTEAVESEGVKTSFFKVGNNKIELLEAIDQDSLIGKFINTKGEGIHHIAFDVDDIEAEVKRLKKEGFIVLNDIPKKGADNKLVVFLHPKTTNGVLIELCQDFF
- a CDS encoding aspartate aminotransferase family protein, whose product is MIGKLSKSQELLNRRKESVANGVGIFNNATVKDAKGAIIIDADGRELIDFAGGIGVVNAGHCPEPVVAAIREQAGKYLHTSFNVVTYEPYIELCEELAEILPHGEKTKVMLVSTGAEAVENAIKIARQATKRPAVICYTGAYHGRTMMAMTLTSKISYKYDCGPFAPEVYRLPFPNVYRYKGSRGEATFVKEELKRLHESALNLVDVKNVAAIILEPIQGEGGFNAIPQKYLEGLRAFCDEHGIMLIMDEVQSGFCRTGHWASWQHYGIQPDISTYAKSMGSGLPIAAVVGRAEVMDAAASGSIGGTYIGSPVCCAAALATIKYMKKINLNQKAKVLGTDIKRRLKNLKKVCPEIGDVRGIGAMIAIEFVKNNDPSQPDADLCSKIVEGCSENGLILLSAGTHKNIIRILSPLVITQQHLDKGMTILENEIKKATKK